ttcaggttaaatcaCCCGCAGCTGTCTTCAGTTAgataatcaacctcagtgtatttaagtgtctggttttcagatcATCTGCTCTGTCACTGTTTTTGTTCCTCCATAGGGTTTTGCCGTGTTTTGGTCTtttgcatttgggtcctccaccaccactcCATGACAAAAATGAGTTCATTTCAAATCGGAATCCTGTAGATCCTAAAATCCTTCTTAGCATGGTTACCATAATGCTGTTCCTGGGCATCAAGTTTGAAAGATTCTGTCAGAATTTGATTTGCCAAAGGTTTCAGAAGCTGAAAAATGTATGACCGCCTTTCTGtgcatttttcctttattttcgtTCCCAATCTCAGACTTGTGAGACAATGCTGCTGTAAAGCTGCAGGCTGTGGTTCTGCATCGTTCTGCTGAAACACAAGACCTTCCCTAAAACAGGAGTTGACTCGTACATCTTTATCGACCCTCCAGCCTTCACATTCACTTAGCAAACATTTGAGCCAGCCATACCTTATGCACTAATGCTCCTCCAGAGAATCaaaagcatgtgtcaaagtcaagacccagaggccggatccggccctccagatgattttattgttattattgtatTGTAGGGCGGCCGtagtgcagcggtagggcggttgactcctgatcagaagtgagcgggttcgactccgccttgcccgcccatgtgtcgaagtgtccttgggtaagacactgaaccccgaattgcctctggtgggaggttggcgccagtgttcggcagcggaaccaccgccagtgtgtgaatgggtgtgaatgggtgaatgggtctgtgactgtgaagcgctttgtgccctcgaaggagggtagaaagcgctatacaactATACACCCTTTACCATTAAtgaccgatgttatcttatgctcatttctaacttgtatacttttgccaaaatatatttttatggagaataaaatattgaaagatatttaaggtttaagttgatttattctggaataattcttgcctttttattattcataataacaataattcacaattatgttaaaaagttatagttttaaaaaattgtattctgctagctttttggactattttggagtttagctattatttcagctacatgctagctgttttggctaatttagactttttttaggctgttaggctgttccattttttaatatttacacactggttgttttggctaattttagcttttttttccatttttaggctattttcaagtttggctatttttcagctacatgctagctgttttgggtagcctaagttttttttttttttgtttgtttttttaggctaatttggcatttagcttatatttaagcttgctatcagcttcagcgttttcagctatcagcactagcatcttcaggagcataattcagcttacagcattcacactagcattgtcgtAGGTAttgtctagttcataatcatatATGtagttatatatctagttcataattatgttaaaaagttacagtttaaaaaatgtagttttagagtgttcaataaatgttcatcctgtttggcccgcaacctaaggtgcgttttggatgtcggccccctgtgtgattgagtttgactctcctggcATAGTGATAGTGTTATAttgtgaaataaatatttgcagatttatttgaaaaaaaaaatatccaagcATCTAAACTTTTCtagaaaatcaacaaaaatgtatacattttttcaaaatattttttcctgcattgTCTAAAAGTGTAAGTGTTCAGTGAGAAACACAGTGAAAAGACCATTGTCAACTTCTGACCAAATTCAGTTCTGGAATTCATGAAGTCCAAATTAAACTCAGATGTAGGTCTGACTTATAGACCTGTCTCAGTCTTTAGCATGacgtttaaaaatacatgtttttcaaaaacttctAGAAGATAAAATGTTGTGCCTTAGTGGTAAAATCAAGACATCCAAAAGAAAGATCTGGCTTCacagtatttttattgtatGCCCTTGGACAACGTTCCTTTTGTAATgcatattttcatttctttacattATGCACCCATGATCCATATAAGCACCAGAGCAAAAAATCAGGTTTGTACTCAGAACAACCTGGATCATATTTGACAAACATGTTCAATTTAAGTTACACTCAGTTTGCATCAACATGGCTCTGCCTTTGTAGTGCTGAATGAAATAAACCTGAAATGCCAAAGCTCACAGTTTAAGTTATTTGCAGAAACTTGAAACCACAGACTGATGCGTATCTGTCCTTGTCAGCAGCTTTCATGAAGCGGCTGTTTGATTTCAGTCTTTGCTCTCCAGCTGCTTTGTGTCAAAAGTCATCAAAACAGCCATATCACTCGACTCTCCGAAAGAGGCTGCCAGTTTCAACTGCTGCAGGGCATCTCCAGTGAAAGCCTCCCCCTCCCAGACTCTGCTTTTGTTCAGTGTCAGATCAGTTCTTGTCTCTCCCACCACACTTACCCTCAGGGCTCCGGGAACTCGCACCCTGAAGTGGACCCTGGAGAGCGGATCGAGCAGGCCTGAGCGGGGCTCGAAGAGAACGCAGCCTTTCCTCCACGCCGAGTAGATGCAGGGGAACGGCAGGCCCGCCAGCGCACAGCTGTTCCTCAGAACAAAGTCACACATGGGGCTGAACTCTCCACCGGGACCGATGCGAGCATAGAGGCCCAGCCGGTACACCCCCACCTCAGGCAGGCTGATGCTCACTGTCACTTTGGAGTCCGTGTACGTGCACAACAAGTGACGAGAGAGCGGAAGCGCTGGAGCTTTGCTCTCCTCTCTGCTGAGCGTGCAGTGCAGCTCCAGGTCCCTCTGGTTGTGGAAGGTGATGTTGCACTTCCCTTGCTGGATGCTCACCACAGAAGCATTATGGCTGAACTTGGACAGCCCCGCCTCAGCAGTGCGGGTTCCAGGCCCGCATGCTGAGCCCAGGTTAGAGGGAAACAGCTCATCCAGGTGGCAAACCTTCCCTTTGCAATGCAGCAGGAAGTTTGCAGCATTCTGGAATTTCATGTCTGACTTCTCATAGTCCCGAACAAACACAGAGAGCCGGTAGAAACCAGGGAAGGGGCACAAGACATGACAGAGAAGACTGTCCGGTTGGATCTGTGTTGCCAGGCAGCGCTTGGCTATAGCAGCTTCCATCTGTGGATGGACCAGTTCACACAGCAGCATCAGAGGCCGGGAGCTCTTCAACACCAGGTCAAAGACGCCTTTATCCACCTCAGCAACCTCAGCGCTCTGACTGCAGCCGGCCACACCCAGCGAAGCTGCAACAGGCTGCATTCCCCAAGACAGGTAGGGGTTCTCTGGGATCACCTCCATGGCTCTTGGAGCCGGACACTCCACTGTGAAGGAGCAAACCCACACCAGAGGGCCGCTAGCTTTTTCCACTCGTGCAAAGACTTTACAGTCGTAGCTTCCAGTTGCAGGTggcaggagctgcaggttcaTGCTCCGATGGGAGACTGTGAGAATGCCAAAGGAGGAGCTACTGGACTCTTTTTGTTCCAGAACTCCACAGTGGAGGAGGTCCCTGTGCTGCATGACCTCATAGGTAAAGGTTGTCGGCCTGGAGAAACCAATGGACACGTTTGCCTCGCCGTCATCTGAGCAGAGAACCAAACAGAGCAGAGACTGTTGGTTATTTCGATCATGTTACTTAGAAACAGTAGGATTTCAATCACCTGTAACAATGTGAAAGTGATGAGGATTGATCAGCTTTAGCCCCAAGGTGAAGAAGGCTGACGTCTTAAAGACCCTCCTCTCAAACTCCTCCAGGGTGATGGGCGTGTCCAGCAGCTGCCATTTCTCCTCATCTGGGAAATGGGAATCGATGAATTCCTCTGGATCCGTCAGGAAGTAAAAATCATCAAACCtttgacagaaaacatggagacCTCAGACTCGGCTAAACTTCagtcacagctgctgctccagggATTCTGCAGAATCTCCCTCACCTTCTGACAAAGCTTTCATGTTCCATATCTACTCTTCCAGCCCCCCAGCAGGCATCCAGGAGCAACCACTGTCCTCCCAGGAACACAGCGTTCCACAGGTGATCCGATTTAACCTGCCTGAGGCTCTGGCCGGGCCGGTAGCCCACACCTTTACTGTGTCCCGGCACTTCCTGGCACT
The genomic region above belongs to Oryzias melastigma strain HK-1 linkage group LG22, ASM292280v2, whole genome shotgun sequence and contains:
- the ky gene encoding uncharacterized protein ky — translated: MFADVAIQKFSFPFTRAVKLSSEETVTQKGCTLVKSSELRELKDSPTVNKHSRATASRALVHNDNQKQDSTKLLPGADMAAGLVSVCDNASQCAVVSRQSICMSVKEESEDQRPAAKRQLSSESAARSITTVKKSAVRKEVDQPRQARSRVQPTPCAGKRKHRKDLFSSSEVFHRIDSHVIRTGLELKGKHVYDVKTIVHNITRESRDELERLRAIWVWLCHNIEYDVSGYLGRSERLSSLEEVIAAGRGVCCSYSNLCTEMCRELGIECQEVPGHSKGVGYRPGQSLRQVKSDHLWNAVFLGGQWLLLDACWGAGRVDMEHESFVRRFDDFYFLTDPEEFIDSHFPDEEKWQLLDTPITLEEFERRVFKTSAFFTLGLKLINPHHFHIVTDDGEANVSIGFSRPTTFTYEVMQHRDLLHCGVLEQKESSSSSFGILTVSHRSMNLQLLPPATGSYDCKVFARVEKASGPLVWVCSFTVECPAPRAMEVIPENPYLSWGMQPVAASLGVAGCSQSAEVAEVDKGVFDLVLKSSRPLMLLCELVHPQMEAAIAKRCLATQIQPDSLLCHVLCPFPGFYRLSVFVRDYEKSDMKFQNAANFLLHCKGKVCHLDELFPSNLGSACGPGTRTAEAGLSKFSHNASVVSIQQGKCNITFHNQRDLELHCTLSREESKAPALPLSRHLLCTYTDSKVTVSISLPEVGVYRLGLYARIGPGGEFSPMCDFVLRNSCALAGLPFPCIYSAWRKGCVLFEPRSGLLDPLSRVHFRVRVPGALRVSVVGETRTDLTLNKSRVWEGEAFTGDALQQLKLAASFGESSDMAVLMTFDTKQLESKD